A genomic window from Aethina tumida isolate Nest 87 chromosome 4, icAetTumi1.1, whole genome shotgun sequence includes:
- the LOC109596422 gene encoding acanthoscurrin-2-like, translating into MKVFVCLLVVAVASYAQAGFLSGGGGYGGGGGYGGGGGWKSSGGWIGGGGYGGGGGFGGGGYGGGWKSGGGGFGGGGYGGGWKSGGGGFGGGSYGGGYGGGGGFGGGSVKIIKVIVPSGGGGGYGGGGYGGGWKSGGGGGFGGGYGGGYGGGYGGGWKSGGGGGWW; encoded by the exons ATGAAG GTGTTCGTTTGTCTTTTAGTTGTGGCAGTCGCCAGCTACGCCCAag CCGGCTTCCTTAGCGGAGGCGGTGGTTATGGAGGTGGCGGTGGCTACGGAGGCGGCGGCGGCTGGAAATCCAGCGGCGGATGGATCGGAGGCGGTGGCTACGGAGGCGGCGGCGGATTCGGCGGCGGTGGCTACGGTGGTGGCTGGAAATCCGGCGGTGGCGGATTCGGCGGCGGTGGTTACGGCGGCGGCTGGAAATCCGGCGGCGGTGGATTCGGTGGCGGAAGCTACGGCGGTGGATACGGAGGCGGCGGCGGCTTCGGCGGCGGTTCCGTGAAAATCATCAAAGTCATCGTCCCaagcggcggcggcggcggatACGGAGGCGGTGGCTACGGAGGTGGCTGGAAATCCGGCGGTGGCGGCGGCTTCGGCGGTGGATACGGCGGCGGCTACGGCGGCGGATACGGAGGCGGATGGAAATCCGGAGGTGGTGGTGGATGGTGGTAA
- the LOC109596411 gene encoding ctenidin-1-like: METGIFSSGGGGGYGGGGGGGYGGGGGGGYGGGGHGGGGGGGGHGGGGGGGGHGGGGGGGGGYKIISILVPTGGGGGGGHGGGGGGGGGYGPWKSGGGGGGGGGLGPWKSGGGGGGGAGYGPWKSGGGGGGGGGSKWW, from the exons atggaaA CTGGAATCTTCTCTAGCGGGGGAGGCGGTGGATATGGAGGCGGCGGCGGTGGTGGATATGGCGGCGGTGGCGGTGGTGGATATGGAGGCGGTGGACATGGAGGAGGAGGCGGCGGCGGTGGACACGGAGGAGGAGGTGGCGGTGGAGGCCATGGAGGAGGCGGCGGAGGAGGTGGAGGATACAAAATAATCAGTATTCTCGTACCTACTGGTGGTGGCGGAGGAGGAGGCCATggaggcggcggcggcggcggcggtggTTACGGACCCTGGAAATCGGGAGGTGGCGGTGGAGGAGGAGGGGGACTTGGACCATGGAAATCCGGAGGTGGCGGCGGTGGAGGAGCTGGATATGGACCATGGAAATCCGGAGGAG GTGGTGGAGGCGGCGGAGGCAGCAAATGGTGGTAA
- the LOC109596410 gene encoding uncharacterized protein LOC109596410, whose amino-acid sequence MKVFVCALALSALSFTKAGILSGGGGGGYGSGGLGGGLISHGGSGGGLGGGYGSGGFGGGLISHGSSGGGIGGGYGSGGLGGGIISHGGSSGGLGGGYGSGGLGGGIISHGGSSGGLGGGYGSGGLGGGIISHGGSGGGLGGGYGGSFGGIGGGFGGHGSSSGGLGGISGGFGGHGLSSGSLGGISGGFGGHGLSSGSLGGISGGFGGYGGSSGGYGGSIGGFGGSSGGSSFKVVKIGGLGGLGGSSGGLGGGYGGHGGSSIGLGGGLGGYGGGSGFGGGYGGSSGKW is encoded by the exons ATGAAG GTATTTGTCTGTGCATTGGCATTAAGTGCCTTGAGCTTCACTAAAg CTGGAATCCTTTCCGGAGGCGGAGGAGGCGGATACGGAAGTGGTGGTTTGGGAGGTGGTCTTATCAGCCACGGAGGCAGTGGCGGTGGATTAGGAGGTGGATATGGAAGTGGCGGATTTGGAGGTGGCCTTATCAGTCACGGAAGCAGTGGCGGTGGAATTGGAGGTGGATATGGAAGTGGCGGATTGGGAGGTGGAATTATCAGTCACGGTGGAAGTAGCGGTGGATTAGGAGGTGGATACGGAAGTGGCGGTTTGGGAGGTGGCATTATCAGTCACGGTGGAAGTAGCGGTGGATTAGGAGGCGGATATGGAAGTGGCGGATTGGGAGGTGGTATCATTAGTCATGGAGGAAGCGGAGGAGGACTGGGAGGCGGATATGGAGGAAGTTTCGGCGGTATTGGAGGTGGATTCGGTGGACACGGGTCGAGTTCCGGTGGTTTAGGAGGCATTTCCGGAGGATTCGGTGGACATGGTCTCAGTTCCGGTAGTTTAGGAGGTATTTCAGGAGGATTCGGCGGCCATGGACTCAGTTCTGGCAGCTTAGGAGGCATCTCTGGAGGATTTGGCGGATATGGAGGCAGTTCCGGCGGCTACGGTGGCAGTATTGGTGGATTTGGAGGTAGCAGCGGAGGAAGTAGCTTCAAAGTTGTGAAAATTGGGGGATTGGGTGGTCTTGGTGGAAGTTCCGGTGGGCTAGGAGGTGGATACGGTGGACATGGAGGAAGTTCCATTGGATTGGGAGGTGGATTAGGTGGATACGGAGGCGGAAGTGGATTTGGAGGTGGTTATGGAG GTAGCTCCGGAAAATGGTAA
- the LOC109596409 gene encoding uncharacterized protein LOC109596409: protein MEEVDLVEVVDLEVTEVLVCVLVLTGVCFTKAGFIHGGGGGGGGLGGHGGGGGGGLGGHGGGGYIVIGSLGGGHGGGGGGIGGGHGGGGISIGGGHGGGGLGGHGGGGIVIGGGHGFGGLGGGHGGGGFGGHGGSSISIGGGHGSSGLGGHGGSSISIGGGHGGGGLGGHGGGGIIIGGSHGFGGGHGGSGLGGHGGGGGGGGGGGGYKIVKILVPIGGGGGGIGGHGGGGGGGFGGGHGGGGGGKW from the exons ATGGAGGAGGTGGATTTGGTGGAAGTGGTGGATTTGGAGGTCACGGAG GTGCTTGTATGTGTTCTGGTATTAACTGGAGTATGTTTCACTAAAG CTGGATTCATACACGGAGGAGGTGGCGGCGGTGGTGGTCTCGGAGGACATGGAGGAGGTGGCGGCGGAGGCCTAGGTGGCCATGGAGGTGGAGGATACATTGTCATCGGATCTCTTGGAGGAGGCCACGGAGGTGGTGGTGGCGGAATCGGTGGTGGCCACGGAGGTGGTGGCATTTCCATTGGAGGTGGTCACGGCGGCGGTGGACTTGGCGGACATGGAGGCGGTGGAATTGTTATTGGGGGAGGTCATGGTTTTGGAGGACTTGGGGGAGGCCACGGCGGTGGTGGATTTGGAGGACATGGAGGAAGTAGCATTTCCATTGGAGGTGGTCACGGCAGCAGTGGACTTGGAGGACATGGAGGAAGTAGCATTTCCATTGGAGGTGGTCACGGCGGCGGCGGGCTTGGAGGACATGGAGGCGGTGGAATTATAATTGGAGGAAGTCACGGTTTTGGAGGAGGTCATGGTGGAAGCGGACTCGGTGGACATGGAGGCGGCGGTggtggaggaggaggaggaggaggatataaaattgtgaaaatactTGTACCTATTGGCGGAGGTGGTGGCGGAATTGGAGGTCATGGAGGCGGTGGCGGAGGTGGATTCGGTGGAGGCCATGGAg gtGGCGGTGGCggaaaatggtaa